Part of the Sphaerochaeta associata genome is shown below.
TGGGCTTCTCTACAGCCAAGAAACAGGCTTTTCAATCATAGGCGAGGTTGTTGAGAAGGCAGAAGCTCCGTTGCTGGTTGTATAAGCATTAAAACTGCTGAAGAGGTAGTTGTGCGAAGAAGGGCTTGCATACGTCGAGCCCTTTTTTGTTTAAAATTCTTGAATTCGTGATTATAAAGGGGTATGAAATGCTTGAAAACGTGATTATTTGGATACTGGATTCCTTGAATCCGTGATTGCAAGGATGGTGTCCTCTAAAAGTCTCCGTGGATTACTGGACGGTTGTTCCTGTTGGATGTCTGAGTGTTTAGCTCCATCGGAAAGATTCATTTACTTGATTGGATTGTTCCCCCAGTGATGTTTCTGTAAATAGCGATAAGTTTCACCAAGAATGCTTCTTGAAATCCCTGCATCGGATTAATGCTTGTGATTTGAGCAAGTCTGTTGAGGCGGCTTAGGACAGTATTCCTATGTACTTGGAGTATCTGTGCTGTCTTTGCGATATTGAACTCAGTGTCCATAAACACCTCAGCACAATCAAGGAGCGAAGTGTAGCCGGAAGGATCCGCTTCACGTAGTTTTTGTAAAGCGGGTTCGAGCAGTTTGTTTATGATTTGTGGTTGTAGATTATGGCAGATAGATTCCAGCAGGACGGACTCAAGATTGTAAAACTGTGATTTCTGTTTGGAGATTTTTCCGATATGCAATGTATCAATTGCTTCTTGCAGACTTTTTGCAACCGATTTGGGCCCATAATGGAGGTTCCCATATGCAATTTGGAATGAGAATGCAGGTTGTTTCTTCAAAGCTTCAACATAGCTTTGGCAGATGACATCCAGTGATAAGTAAATCCTCGATAAATCTTTCACTGGTATAAAACTTTTAATAACCACAATCGAATTGTTGGTATGATTGATTACCAAATCTTCAGCATTCAGGAATTGGTTGTTTTTTACAATATCTAAAATTTCTTGGCGGATTTTCTCTATGGATGACTGATATCCCAGGTTTAGATTGATACTGAAATACTTAGTTTGATGAAACTCCATTTCGATATAAATGACACAACGTAAGAGAGATGGATCAAGTTCCAAGCGATTCATCGTGGATAAAAGTTTATCAGGATCAGAATTCTGCTGGAGGAGTAGTTTCGCGAGGAGTGTTCGTTCATTCAATGCAGAAAAATCCTGTTGAGTATGCCGCTCGTACTCAAGAGCTGTCTCTAAAGAATACTTGATGGTGTTACCTAATATTGTAATCTGCTGTTCGGGCCCTTTTACGACTACGCTTCCCTGTAAGACCTCGTCAACAAAAACCGGAGTACAGTATGACTGGTTGTTGCCGGTCTCCGGTTGAGAATCGATGACGGTGGGTCTGCCAATTTGGATAACGTACATGGCTGTTTTGCTGGGGGTCCCTACTCGATAGTGTTGAGAGGAGACCATAATCCGTGCTTCTGCATCTGTGATATGTATCGTGCAATGAGGTGTCTCGTGACGCTTGAGTACCATTTCCAAGAATTCGACTGCAATATTCATGGTTCCTCCGAATATATAAAATGTACACTATAGTAAATATAATATGAAAAATAATGTGCAAAAAATATAAATTATCATATCAATTTTTATAAGGTGGTTACTTAGTATGGTCATTATGCATGAGTTATTTTGATTTTTAAAGAATAATATAAGAAATGCACATCCGAAATAATTTGTGGAATCACAGCAATCCTCTGATACTGTACAAAATGAAATGGTTAGGAGGTTGTCATGTATCCAGTTGTGCTCTTGGTTGTCAGCGTTGTGTTGTTGCTCGTGCTGATCTCAAAATTGCATTTGCATGCTTTTTTGTCATTGTTGCTTGTTTCTTTGCTCCTAGGGGTGGCGTCAGGTCTTTCGCTGGTTGATGTTGCCAATTTGGTAGCAGCGGGTTTTGGTGGAACGATGCAGAATATCGGTATCGTGATTGTTTGCGGTGTCATCATGGGAGAGGTGCTCGAACAAACTGGTGCCGCACAGAAAATTGCTAATTCCATCTTGCGCCTAGTCGGCATCAAACGGGCTCCCCTTGCAACGGCGATAACCGGTGGAGTTGTTTCTATTCCTACATTTTGTGATTCAGGTTTTGTAATTCTGAATCCAGTTATCAAGGAGCTCTCTCGAGTTGGAAAAATCCCCTACATGGTATTGGTCTCCGCTCTAATGGCAGGCCTCTTGACTACCCACTCCCTCGTACCCCCGACTCCGGGTCCGATAGCTGCAGCGGGCATACTGGGAGCTGATGTTGGAAAAGTCATGCTTTACGGCTTGATTATCTCGATTCCGGTAATCGTGGGTACTGCGTTGTTTAGTAACTCCAAGTTTATACGCTCCCGCTATCCTGAATTTGCCGAAGAGGATGCAACCAGTCAACAAGAAAGTGCAGCCTACAAGGCTACCGTCAAACACGCACCGAGCACCTTCATGTCTTATATGCCTATCGTTGTTCCTATCATCCTCATTGTTGTTCGTTCGTTTGTCACTCTCTACGGAGATCCCAAAGCGGCTTTGAGCATTTTCCTGACCTTTATTGGAACTCCTTACATTGCATTGCTGATAGGTACGTTCATTTCCTTCCTGCTTCCCAAGAAATTGACAGGTGAAGTCACCGATACTTGGGTATCTACAGCAATTCAGAAGAGTGCTGAGATAGTTCTCATCACCGGTATTGCAGGTTGTTTCGGCAAAATCCTTCAAGCTACTGGAGTAGGTCCTATTCTTGCTGATGCAATGGTGAAAACCGGAATGCCCTCAGTTGTTCTTCCGTTCCTGATTTCTGCGATTGTGTTGATCGCCCAAGGATCTGCAACGGTTGCACTGACAACAACTGCTGCAATTATTCTTCCGATGCTTGGCGGACTTGGAATTTCTCCCGAGCTTGCAGTTATAGCAATTGCCGGTGGATCCTTCTGTGGTGTATTCCCCCAGGGTTCCTATTTCTGGTGTGTCTCAAAACTCGCTGGGTATGATATCAAGAAAGGCTATATTGCGGTTACCCTTACTTCGTTTGTAATGGGTGGTATAGCGTTTGTCTCCATCCTGCTCATGTCTCTTGTGGTTGCATAAGGTTTTGCAGCTGTTTTGATAATACTCACCGGCTTGAAGCATCAAGCCGGTGGCTTCACACACACATTATTCTATGGAGAGGACTCATGATTGATATAGCTGAAAAAAACCAGTTGGAATCGTATTTACTTGCAAAAAAGTTGATTGATCCGGCGGATGGATACTCCATTACCTATTGCTCCGGGGGTGTTTCAGGTACTGTTGCATTTGTAATGGCGGGAAATTCACCAATGATCATCAAACAAGCGTTAGCCCAGTTAAAAGTTAAGGAAACTTGGCTTTGTGATCCCAATAGGATGAATATTGAGCAATTGAGTAATCAAGTGTATTACAAATATGTGCCGACAGCAGTTCCTAAAGTCTATTTTTATGATGAAGATAACTATATATATGGCCGTGAAGCTGCTCCGGAGTCCTGCACTATGTGGAAATCGGACTTGTTGTCCGGGCTGCTTGATTTTGAAGTGGCTCGTAAATCAATTGAAGCTTTGGCAATAGTGCATGATGCATGTTCAAGGGACATTGAAGTAGCAAAGACCTTTGAGGATAAGGATGTATTCTATAATCTGAGGATTTCACCATATATTGAATTTACTGTAGCAAAATATCCACAACTCCAAGCGTATGCACAGCCGATTATCGATGAGTTGATGCAGAGTAGTATTACTTTGGTTCACGGTGATTTCAGTCCAAAGAATATTCTGGTTCAGGATCGAGAGATTTTCATTCTTGACTTTGAAGTAGCGCATTATGGACATCCTTGCTTTGATCTTGCTTTTTTTGCCAACCATTTCATATTAAAAGCAGTTAAGACCAAAGCCTATTGTGCAGCGTATCTTAATATGCTCGAGTACATGCTGACGATTTACTTCTCCAGATGCACCTTCATGGACAAGAAGACCTTGGAAGTGTCTTTCATAAAACTGCTGGCTCTTATGCAATTGGCAAGAGTTGATGGAAAATCTCCGGCTGAGTATATAACCAGTAATGAAGATAAGGACATCGTTCGTACGATAGCCTTTTCACTTATTGAAGAACAACCGGATTGTTTTACGAATGCATTGATGATGATCCAGAACATAATACAAAAGTAGGGAGTGATATATGTCAATTTTTACTATACAAAAAGTAATCGCAAGACAGGTCTTTGATTCTCGTGCCAATCCAACGGTTGAGGTTGATATCGTGCTGGAAGGTGGGGCAATAGGAAGAGGCACAGTACCTTCCGGTGCCTCAAAGGGTTTATATGAGGCTCTTGAATTACGTGATGGAGATACCTCCAATTTGGGTGGAAAGAGTGTTCACAAGGCGATTCAGAATATCCAGACTATTCTGGCTCCAGCACTTATTGGTAAGGATGCCACCAAGCAAAGTGAAATCGATGAGCTGATGGTTTCTCTCGATGGAACCGAAAATAAAAGCAGACTTGGAGCGAATGCCATCCTTGGATGCTCGATGGCAGTTGCCAGGGCGGCCGCACAGCAGATGGGATTGCCGTTGTTTCGATACTTGGGAGGCGCCAATGCCAAAATCATCCCGGTCCCCATGGTCCAAATCATCGGCGGTGGTGCGCATGCAGCAAACTCTATTGATGTGCAGGACTTCCTGGTAATACCTATGCAAGCCGCTTCATTTGAAGATGGTTTTGCACAGGTAGTGAATGTTTACAACGCAACTAAACGAGTTTTTGAAAGGCATGGGAAGCCTCTGGCGATAGCGGATGAAGGTGGCTTTTGGCCGACAGCCTTTAAAACCAATGAAGAGGGTCTTCAGTTGCTTACCGAAGGTATTCTCGAAGCTGGTTATACTCCAGGGAAGGAGATTTGTATTGCTCTTGATATTGCCTCAAGTGAATTTTATGACAAAGAGCGAGGGACTTATCGATTTGAGCTGGAAGACAGGGAGTTCACCAGAGAGGCCTTTGTTGATTTGATTTGTTCATGGGTTGAAAACTATTCAATTATTTCGATTGAGGATGGTTGCTCGGAATTGGATTGGGAAGGCTCAGCTTTACTTACAAAGCGATTGGGAACAAAAATTCAGCTTATCGGAGATGACCTGTTTACAACACGCATTGACAGGATAGCAAAAGGTATTGAATTACATGCATGTAACTCAGTACTTATAAAAATGAATCAGATAGGTACGATTACTGAAACCCTCGATGCAATTGAGTTTACGAAGAATCATGGATACCTTCCTGTTGTTTCAGCGCGATCCGGTGAAACAGAAGATGATACTATCGTCCATTTAGCGATTGCTTCCAACGCTGGACAGTTGAAAGTCGGTTCTGTGGCACGAACCGAACGACTGGTAAAATGGAATGAATGCATTCGCATGGAACAACAGCTTGGCGATGGGGCAGTGTATCCCTCAGGAGCTCTCTTTTCTCGTGTGATCCATCAGTAGAATTAGTCAGCACGGCCAGGAAAGATTTTTGTCTTTCCTGGTTGTGTGATACTATTGAGATTAGGGAGTCTTCTTGCATGAACAGTAGGGAACGAGTATTTGCAGCAATCAAGGGAAAAGACTTTGATGTTTATCCAGCCATAACCCCCACTTCGGTAGCAACCTTGGAAGGAATGAAGGCTTCAAATGCATATTTTCCTGCAGCACATACACATCCCATGCAGATGGCGGATTTGGCGGCTGTGGGATACGAGGTGTTTGGCTTTGACTCCATTGCCCCGTATTTTTCGGTGCATTTGGAAGCTGCAGCATTAGGTGCCAAGGTGGATTTTTCAGATCCCAATACTACGCCGTTTGTTACACAACGTCCCATGAATAAAATAGACGACTTCTCTCTACCCCCCAATTTTCTTGCCAAACAAGAGTTTCAGGCTCTTCTGAAAACCATCAGCATCCTGAAGTCTCGGTACAAGCAGAGCGTTCCAATTATCGGAAAGGTTATCGGTCCCTGGACGCTGGCGTATAATTTGTATGGGGTGGAGAATCTGATACTCGACACTATACTGGAACCCGCGAAAACACAGGCACTTATTACTGAGTTGTCAAGCATCCCTCTAGCATTCGCTCTTGCTCAGTTCGATGCCGGTGCCGATATGATAACTTGGGCAGAGCATGCTACATCTGATTTGGTCAGTCCCCAGATTTATGAACGCTTCCTTTTTCCTGTCCACAAGAAAGCAGCAAATATCATACAGGTTCATGGTCCTCTGATTCTTCATATTTGCGGTAATGTCATGGACAGACTCAGTCTCATAGCCAATACTGGTATTAAGCTGTTTCACATTGATTCTCGGAATCCTTTGAAGGAAGCACTCAAGATTGCCGGTAGCTCTCTCATTCTTACCGGAGCCATCAATAATCCTGTATCTCTTGTTCAAGGCACTCCCTACTCAATTACCCAGGAAGTGATTCGAACCTTTCGTGAAGGGATCAGTCTTGTCAGCCCGGAATGTGCTCTTCCAACGAATGTCCCAACACAGAACCTGCGTGCCATTACAGAAACCGCTCACCATATGAATCCTCATACGCTTCCACCAATGTAATATCAAGAAGTTATCATTCCACTTGATTTGTGGCGTGATTGGTTGTTAGTGGGGGGTATTTCCCTTTTCATTGATGCTTTGCATCCTCCACTTAGGCTAGTCACAAAGATTTTGGGACAAGTCGCCGTGGAAGTCTCCATGGATTACAGCAAGTAAACCTGGGGATGATCGTGGAGAACATTGTGGCACAGATGTTGGTTGCAAGCGGGCACAAGCTGTATTTCTATTCCAACTCATCACGAGACGATGCTTTATCGCGTATAGAAATAGATTTTCTCATTGCCAAAAGCAAGGTCAGCAATAAACACAACATCTCACCTATAGAAGTGAAGTCCAGCAAAAATTACACCCTGACGTCCCTTCAGAAGTTCAGGGCAAAGTTTGCCCAACGCACAAGACTATGCATGGCAGGAGGAATTCGCGACATCTTTCTCTTCAAGGACCCAACGTTGCTGCTCGGTTCGGCAGCAGTCCTGGTCGTTGCCCTTATTCTGAACCTGGCAACAGGATCCTTCAAGCTTGGCTTTACCGGCCAGCCGATTGCCCACACCCAGTGGCTGTGGAACTTCCTGGGCATGGGTCTTGTCGGATACGGCTCGGTGCTGCTCGGCGGCTGTCCCCTGCGCCAGACTATTTTGGCAGGGGAAGGCAACAGCGACAGTGCCGTCACCGTACTGGGCTTTCTTGCAGGTGCTGCAGTGAGCCACAACTTCGGACTTGCCTCCTCGGGCCAGGGAGCCACCACCGCGGGCAAGATTGCAACCCTCGTCGGCTTTGCCGTCATTACCCTCATTGCTTTGGCAGTGATGAAGAAACAAGCAAGGAGCTAACACCATGCAGATAGTAGACACCCGCGGGCTTTCCTGCCCTCAGCCGGTCATAGAGACCAAGAAAGCAATCGATGCCAAGGCAGTCGAGTTGCAGGTACTTGTAGACACCATTGCCGCAAAGGAGAACGTCAGCCGGTATGCAAAGGCGGCCAAGTTCTCTGTCAGCACTGCCGAGACCGAGTACGGTTGGACCCTGGAGCTGAAAAAGCTGTGAAACAGTACATCGCCACCTTCTTCGACCATTGGGGAGCGGTGCAGTTCCGCAATCATGCCAAGGCCCGTCAGGTGGCGTGCACCCTCAAGCCCGTCCCCCGCTCCCTCTCCTCATCCTGCGGCACCTGTGCCTGGTATGAGAGCGAGGGCTGGGATATCGGATACAAGATTGAAGAACTTGAAGCCGTCTACCGTCATGAAGGTGCGCAGTTCGTCAAGGAGATATAGGTATGGATTCGGTGAAACTCACCCAGATGGTGAAGACCAGCGGTTGTGCGGCCAAGTTGCCTCCCAAGCAGCTTCATGAGGTGCTGGACAGTATAGGCTGGATGCACAGCCCCGATCTTGTAGAAGGCTTTGAGGGCAGTGACGATGCCTGTGTGTACCGCCTTCCGGTCGGAGGCGGTCAAGTAATGTTGCAGACCGTCGACTTCTTTCCTCCCATGGTCGACGATCCCTACCTGTTCGGCCAAGTTGCTGCTGCAAACGCCTTAAGTGACATCTACGCCATGGGAGGGGAGCCGAAGGTGGCATTGAACCTGGTCTGCTTTCCGTCCTGCCTGGACCTGGAAGTGCTCCGACAAATTCTCCTTGGTGGTCAGAGCAAGGTCGCCGAGAGCGGCTCTGTGATAGCCGGCGGGCATACGATCAGCGACGCGACTCCCAAGTACGGCCTCTGTGTCACCGGCTTTGCACCGGAACACAAGGTCTGGGCCAACCATGGCAGCAAGTCAGGTGATGTGCTCATTCTCACCAAGGCCTTGGGAGTGGGAATCATCAACACGGCAGTGAAGGCAGGCCTTGCAAGCAAGGAAGCCCAACAGAAAGCCATCTTGAGCATGACCACACTGAACAAGGCCGCCTATGAGGCAGCAAGGGACAAGGACGTGCATGCCGCAACCGACATCACCGGCTTTTCCCTGCTCGGTCATGCTCATGAGATGGCAACTGCCAGCAATGTCTCCTTCATCCTCAATGCGCAAAACATCCCGGTGATCGAGGAAGCGCTGGAGTATGCGTCCATGGGGCTCAATCCCGAGGGGCTGTACAACAACCGTGAGTATCTGGAGGGTTCTGTTCAGTTCAGAGGCGGGATGGAGCAATCACGCATGGACATCCTCTATGATCCACAGACTTCCGGAGGACTGCTTTTGAGCATGAGCAAAGCCGATGGGCTTCTCTACAGCCAAGAAACAGGCTTTTCAATCATAGGCGAGGTGGTTGAGAAGGCAGAAGCTCCGTTGCTGGTTGTGTGATAAGTCGGGTAAGCATTGCTTCTTGGGGCGGTATATCCATAATTGCCGTGCAGGGTTTCGGACTGTAAGAAGAAGGGTTTCGATACGTCGAACCCTTATTTTTTACTCCAGTGGTCTGTACATCTTACTTGAATTTCCTCCAGCACAAATCCCGGGGAGGTTGCGTTCTCATCGGCCTTGCTCTTTCCAGCCAATGTGCGCGTAGCGGTGGATTGTAAAGATTAATACCTTGCGTATAGCGGGTTTTTATCATAATATTACCTTGCGTATAGCGGAGGATTGAAGCCGGGGGGATGTCCTGATGGAAATTAAAAGAAACATATACAACAGAATCCTTGAGTGGAAGAAGCAGGCCAATGGAACGAAAGCTCTCTTAATTGAAGGAGCAAGGAGAATTGGGAAATCTACTGTGGTAGAGGAAATAGGAAAGAATGAATATAAATCCTTCATTATGGTTGATTTCAATAAAGCAAGCACGAAAGTCAAAGATTGTTTTAATGACTTGAATAACCTAGATCTCTTTTTTCAGACTCTTATGCTGGAATACAATCAGCGACTCTACAGAAGAGAATCCTTGATAATTTTTGATGAAATCCAAAAGTTTCCAAAGGCAAGGGAAGCCATTAAATATCTTGTTGCAGACGGAAGATATGATTACATAGAAACTGGCTCACTGATTTCCATTAGGGAGAATGTAGAAGGGATAACCCTGCCTTCGGAAGAAAGAAAGATTAAAATGCATCCTGTGGATTTTAAAGAATTCATGATGTATATGGGTGAAGGTATTCTGTTGGAATATATTGGCGACTGCTATAGGAGAAAAGTGCCGCTAGAACAGAGATTCCACAGCAAGGCAATGCATCTCTTCAAAGAGTATCTTCTTGTCGGGGGAATGCCGCAGGCTATTGTAGCTTTTGCTTCAAACGGAAGGGATTTTGAGGCTGCTGACATTGAGAAGCGGGATATCCTTTCGCTATATCGCGATGACATCAAAAAAGCGGCCAAAAAATACAGCTCTCGAGTATCCGCAGTATTTGAAAACATACCAGCTTATCTTTCAACGCATGAGAAAAGGATTGTTTTGAATGAACTCGAGAAAGATGGTCGTTTTAGTATGTATGATGAGCCTCTGTTCTGGCTGGAAGACTCGATGATGTGCAATCTCTGCTACAAGTGTAATGATCCAAATGTAGGTCTGGCCCTTAACAAGAATGATTCTTATGTGAAGTGTTATATGGGTGACACCGGTTTGCTGACTTCCTTGGCATTCAGTGAAAACGAAATCGCTGACCAGCAATTATATAAAGAAATCCTGAATGATAAGCTTTCCTTGAATGAAGGGATGCTGTATGAAAATGCTATTGCGCAGATGATTACTGCCATGGGAAGGAAACTGTACTTCTACACAAGGTATAGTAATGAAAGGCATCGAAATGACATTGAAATAGATTATTTGATTTCAAATGAACGAAAAACCAATTACAGGATTAATCCAATAGAGGTTAAGTCATCGAAAAATTACACGTCTACATCTTTAGGAAGATTCAAGGAAGTGTTTGGTAGGAAGATTGAGTATCAGATGATCATTCATCCAAAAAATTTCTCGGTTGTTGATGACATCATAAGAATTCCTCCTTATATGCTATGGGCGGCCTTTGAAAACTTTTCTTGACAGGTACAGCTTCTCTAGGAGTATTCACGAATTTCACCGATTGAAGTCTCCGAAAAACACCGAATGAAACTCACGAATTTAACCGAAAGATGTTGATGATTCCCTATCTTGCACTATACTATATGTAAAAGAGGAATAGAGATGGATCCTTCACAATATCGTCCTAGAGTGATCGATGAGCTGGTTGAACAATACTTACAGGCATTTGGAGCAATTTGTATTGAGGGTCCAAAGTGGTGTGGGAAGACGTGGACTGCACATATGCATGCAAAGAGTGCATTTCTTGTAAGTGATCCAGCGGGTAATTTTCAAAACCGGCAATTGGCACAGCTTGACCCCTCAATCGTACTGGATGGGCAGTTTCCACGATTGATTGATGAGTGGCAGGAAGTGCCTTCCCTCTGGGATGCCGTCAGGTTTAAAGTTGATGACCAGGCAGTAAAGGGACAATTCATTCTTACCGGTTCTGCAACGCCAAAGCGTAGGGGAGTGATGCATTCTGGAACCGGTCGAATAGCGCGATTGAGAATGATGTCAATGTCACTGTATGAATCCGGAGATTCCACAGGCTTCATCTCTCTTAAGGATATTTGTAACTCAGTATATGAGACAAAGTTGACAGGGGAGGTCCAATTACGGACTATTGCTGCTCTCATTCTTAGGGGAGGATGGCCTGGGAGTATTGGATTGTCTACAAAAAATGCTGTTCTGATCCCAAGGATGTACTTGAAAAACGTTGTTGATGATGATGTTGACAAGATTGATGATACCAAGAGAGACAAAGCCAAGATGAGGCTTCTGTTACGCTCTCTCGCAAGAAACGAGAGTACAACTGTAGGAAAAAAGAAGCTCAAGGACGATATAATGGGTGTAGAGAAGGATTCAATTGATGAAGACACCATAACCGATTATCTCGATGTGTTTACCAGCCTCTTCATCTTGGAGAACCAAAAACCCTATGGAGCATCGCTACGGTCATCGCTTTCTATCAGACAAGCAGAGAAACGTCATATCACTGATCCGTCATTTGCCTGCTCACTTCTAGGAATCACCCAGGAAGACAAGCTTATCGGTGATCTCCAAACGTTCGGGTTCATGTTTGAAGCGTTGTGTGTACGGGATCTTAGGATTTATGCTCAAG
Proteins encoded:
- a CDS encoding PucR family transcriptional regulator, which encodes MNIAVEFLEMVLKRHETPHCTIHITDAEARIMVSSQHYRVGTPSKTAMYVIQIGRPTVIDSQPETGNNQSYCTPVFVDEVLQGSVVVKGPEQQITILGNTIKYSLETALEYERHTQQDFSALNERTLLAKLLLQQNSDPDKLLSTMNRLELDPSLLRCVIYIEMEFHQTKYFSINLNLGYQSSIEKIRQEILDIVKNNQFLNAEDLVINHTNNSIVVIKSFIPVKDLSRIYLSLDVICQSYVEALKKQPAFSFQIAYGNLHYGPKSVAKSLQEAIDTLHIGKISKQKSQFYNLESVLLESICHNLQPQIINKLLEPALQKLREADPSGYTSLLDCAEVFMDTEFNIAKTAQILQVHRNTVLSRLNRLAQITSINPMQGFQEAFLVKLIAIYRNITGGTIQSSK
- a CDS encoding GntP family permease codes for the protein MYPVVLLVVSVVLLLVLISKLHLHAFLSLLLVSLLLGVASGLSLVDVANLVAAGFGGTMQNIGIVIVCGVIMGEVLEQTGAAQKIANSILRLVGIKRAPLATAITGGVVSIPTFCDSGFVILNPVIKELSRVGKIPYMVLVSALMAGLLTTHSLVPPTPGPIAAAGILGADVGKVMLYGLIISIPVIVGTALFSNSKFIRSRYPEFAEEDATSQQESAAYKATVKHAPSTFMSYMPIVVPIILIVVRSFVTLYGDPKAALSIFLTFIGTPYIALLIGTFISFLLPKKLTGEVTDTWVSTAIQKSAEIVLITGIAGCFGKILQATGVGPILADAMVKTGMPSVVLPFLISAIVLIAQGSATVALTTTAAIILPMLGGLGISPELAVIAIAGGSFCGVFPQGSYFWCVSKLAGYDIKKGYIAVTLTSFVMGGIAFVSILLMSLVVA
- a CDS encoding phosphotransferase family protein; the encoded protein is MIDIAEKNQLESYLLAKKLIDPADGYSITYCSGGVSGTVAFVMAGNSPMIIKQALAQLKVKETWLCDPNRMNIEQLSNQVYYKYVPTAVPKVYFYDEDNYIYGREAAPESCTMWKSDLLSGLLDFEVARKSIEALAIVHDACSRDIEVAKTFEDKDVFYNLRISPYIEFTVAKYPQLQAYAQPIIDELMQSSITLVHGDFSPKNILVQDREIFILDFEVAHYGHPCFDLAFFANHFILKAVKTKAYCAAYLNMLEYMLTIYFSRCTFMDKKTLEVSFIKLLALMQLARVDGKSPAEYITSNEDKDIVRTIAFSLIEEQPDCFTNALMMIQNIIQK
- the eno gene encoding phosphopyruvate hydratase; protein product: MSIFTIQKVIARQVFDSRANPTVEVDIVLEGGAIGRGTVPSGASKGLYEALELRDGDTSNLGGKSVHKAIQNIQTILAPALIGKDATKQSEIDELMVSLDGTENKSRLGANAILGCSMAVARAAAQQMGLPLFRYLGGANAKIIPVPMVQIIGGGAHAANSIDVQDFLVIPMQAASFEDGFAQVVNVYNATKRVFERHGKPLAIADEGGFWPTAFKTNEEGLQLLTEGILEAGYTPGKEICIALDIASSEFYDKERGTYRFELEDREFTREAFVDLICSWVENYSIISIEDGCSELDWEGSALLTKRLGTKIQLIGDDLFTTRIDRIAKGIELHACNSVLIKMNQIGTITETLDAIEFTKNHGYLPVVSARSGETEDDTIVHLAIASNAGQLKVGSVARTERLVKWNECIRMEQQLGDGAVYPSGALFSRVIHQ
- a CDS encoding MtaA/CmuA family methyltransferase, producing the protein MNSRERVFAAIKGKDFDVYPAITPTSVATLEGMKASNAYFPAAHTHPMQMADLAAVGYEVFGFDSIAPYFSVHLEAAALGAKVDFSDPNTTPFVTQRPMNKIDDFSLPPNFLAKQEFQALLKTISILKSRYKQSVPIIGKVIGPWTLAYNLYGVENLILDTILEPAKTQALITELSSIPLAFALAQFDAGADMITWAEHATSDLVSPQIYERFLFPVHKKAANIIQVHGPLILHICGNVMDRLSLIANTGIKLFHIDSRNPLKEALKIAGSSLILTGAINNPVSLVQGTPYSITQEVIRTFREGISLVSPECALPTNVPTQNLRAITETAHHMNPHTLPPM
- a CDS encoding YeeE/YedE thiosulfate transporter family protein encodes the protein MGMIVENIVAQMLVASGHKLYFYSNSSRDDALSRIEIDFLIAKSKVSNKHNISPIEVKSSKNYTLTSLQKFRAKFAQRTRLCMAGGIRDIFLFKDPTLLLGSAAVLVVALILNLATGSFKLGFTGQPIAHTQWLWNFLGMGLVGYGSVLLGGCPLRQTILAGEGNSDSAVTVLGFLAGAAVSHNFGLASSGQGATTAGKIATLVGFAVITLIALAVMKKQARS
- a CDS encoding sulfurtransferase TusA family protein, coding for MQIVDTRGLSCPQPVIETKKAIDAKAVELQVLVDTIAAKENVSRYAKAAKFSVSTAETEYGWTLELKKL
- a CDS encoding DUF3343 domain-containing protein, with amino-acid sequence MKQYIATFFDHWGAVQFRNHAKARQVACTLKPVPRSLSSSCGTCAWYESEGWDIGYKIEELEAVYRHEGAQFVKEI
- the selD gene encoding selenide, water dikinase SelD, whose translation is MDSVKLTQMVKTSGCAAKLPPKQLHEVLDSIGWMHSPDLVEGFEGSDDACVYRLPVGGGQVMLQTVDFFPPMVDDPYLFGQVAAANALSDIYAMGGEPKVALNLVCFPSCLDLEVLRQILLGGQSKVAESGSVIAGGHTISDATPKYGLCVTGFAPEHKVWANHGSKSGDVLILTKALGVGIINTAVKAGLASKEAQQKAILSMTTLNKAAYEAARDKDVHAATDITGFSLLGHAHEMATASNVSFILNAQNIPVIEEALEYASMGLNPEGLYNNREYLEGSVQFRGGMEQSRMDILYDPQTSGGLLLSMSKADGLLYSQETGFSIIGEVVEKAEAPLLVV
- a CDS encoding ATP-binding protein, giving the protein MEIKRNIYNRILEWKKQANGTKALLIEGARRIGKSTVVEEIGKNEYKSFIMVDFNKASTKVKDCFNDLNNLDLFFQTLMLEYNQRLYRRESLIIFDEIQKFPKAREAIKYLVADGRYDYIETGSLISIRENVEGITLPSEERKIKMHPVDFKEFMMYMGEGILLEYIGDCYRRKVPLEQRFHSKAMHLFKEYLLVGGMPQAIVAFASNGRDFEAADIEKRDILSLYRDDIKKAAKKYSSRVSAVFENIPAYLSTHEKRIVLNELEKDGRFSMYDEPLFWLEDSMMCNLCYKCNDPNVGLALNKNDSYVKCYMGDTGLLTSLAFSENEIADQQLYKEILNDKLSLNEGMLYENAIAQMITAMGRKLYFYTRYSNERHRNDIEIDYLISNERKTNYRINPIEVKSSKNYTSTSLGRFKEVFGRKIEYQMIIHPKNFSVVDDIIRIPPYMLWAAFENFS
- a CDS encoding ATP-binding protein, coding for MIDELVEQYLQAFGAICIEGPKWCGKTWTAHMHAKSAFLVSDPAGNFQNRQLAQLDPSIVLDGQFPRLIDEWQEVPSLWDAVRFKVDDQAVKGQFILTGSATPKRRGVMHSGTGRIARLRMMSMSLYESGDSTGFISLKDICNSVYETKLTGEVQLRTIAALILRGGWPGSIGLSTKNAVLIPRMYLKNVVDDDVDKIDDTKRDKAKMRLLLRSLARNESTTVGKKKLKDDIMGVEKDSIDEDTITDYLDVFTSLFILENQKPYGASLRSSLSIRQAEKRHITDPSFACSLLGITQEDKLIGDLQTFGFMFEALCVRDLRIYAQAFGGELYHYQDYENNEIDAVIEMPDGSWSAFEIKLGANQIDAAAQSLLKIQAKFLKPASSLCVICGLSNAAYRRPDGVYVVPLTALRP